The following coding sequences are from one Salinicoccus sp. Bachu38 window:
- the gabT gene encoding 4-aminobutyrate--2-oxoglutarate transaminase codes for MSDIVKDLQRKREAFIPRGVGNGNLNIADHAEGATVTDLDGNRWIDFAGAIGTLNVGHSHPKVTEAVKSQVDKFLHPGFNVIMYESYINLAEKLCKITPGEFDKQALLANSGAEAVENAVKVSRKYTRRQAVVSFERGFHGRTNLTMGLTSKVKPYKYGFGPFASELYKAPFPDVSRKPEQMSEEEYIDFIIQQFDSFFVSSVDPETVACVIMEPVQGEGGFIIPPKRFVKYVSDFCKEHGIVFVADEIQTGFGRTGTMFAMEQFDVVPDLITVSKSLAAGLPLSGVVGRKEIMEAASPGELGGTYAGNPVACAAALAVIETIEEEDLLERSETLGQKLEEKMKAFREQHAFIGDIRRMGSMVAMEIIEEGSRNTPDKQKTGRIAKYANDNGLLLLTAGVSGNVVRFLAPLVITDEELDAGLDILEKALEA; via the coding sequence ATGAGTGATATCGTTAAGGATCTGCAGAGGAAAAGAGAAGCATTCATCCCCAGAGGAGTCGGCAATGGAAACCTGAATATAGCCGATCATGCAGAAGGGGCGACTGTAACAGACCTCGATGGCAACAGATGGATCGATTTTGCAGGTGCCATCGGCACACTGAATGTTGGGCACAGTCATCCGAAAGTGACGGAAGCGGTCAAATCCCAGGTGGACAAGTTCCTGCATCCCGGCTTCAATGTCATCATGTATGAAAGCTACATCAACCTTGCAGAAAAACTCTGTAAAATCACTCCGGGTGAGTTTGACAAGCAGGCCCTGCTGGCAAATTCGGGAGCCGAGGCTGTGGAGAATGCAGTGAAGGTCTCAAGGAAATATACACGCCGGCAGGCCGTCGTTTCATTCGAAAGGGGATTCCACGGGCGGACGAACCTGACCATGGGACTCACAAGCAAGGTAAAACCATATAAGTATGGGTTCGGCCCTTTTGCTTCGGAACTGTATAAGGCACCTTTTCCTGACGTTTCGAGGAAGCCGGAACAGATGAGTGAAGAAGAGTATATTGATTTCATCATCCAGCAATTCGACAGTTTCTTCGTCTCAAGCGTGGACCCCGAAACGGTGGCCTGTGTCATAATGGAGCCGGTCCAGGGGGAAGGAGGCTTCATCATCCCCCCGAAAAGGTTCGTCAAATATGTCAGTGACTTCTGCAAGGAACATGGCATCGTTTTTGTGGCGGATGAGATACAGACAGGATTCGGACGGACAGGAACCATGTTTGCGATGGAACAGTTTGATGTTGTGCCGGACCTCATCACGGTATCAAAATCATTGGCAGCGGGTCTGCCATTGAGTGGCGTCGTGGGGCGGAAGGAAATAATGGAGGCAGCGAGTCCGGGTGAACTCGGGGGCACCTATGCCGGAAACCCCGTGGCCTGTGCAGCAGCGCTGGCTGTAATAGAGACGATAGAGGAAGAAGATCTGCTCGAGAGGTCTGAAACGCTGGGACAGAAACTGGAAGAAAAGATGAAGGCATTCAGGGAGCAGCACGCTTTCATCGGCGACATAAGAAGAATGGGGTCCATGGTGGCGATGGAAATCATAGAAGAGGGAAGCAGAAACACGCCTGACAAGCAGAAGACGGGACGGATCGCCAAGTATGCAAATGATAATGGCCTGCTCCTGTTGACTGCGGGCGTCAGCGGAAACGTCGTCCGTTTCCTGGCACCGCTTGTAATTACAGATGAAGAACTGGACGCCGGTCTGGATATTCTGGAGAAAGCACTTGAAGCCTGA
- a CDS encoding NAD-dependent succinate-semialdehyde dehydrogenase: protein MAMMEVSNPATGEVIEVLKTDSENEVLEKIRRGHAAQSDWKRLDAHEKSRLLKEWSRLVEDNKEALANIITSESGKPIRESIGEVAYAKSYIDWYAEEAKRIYGRTIPANSANKEILIAKQPVGLAIGIAPWNFPAAMITRKAAPALAAGCTFIAKPAEETPLTTVKLVELALEAGIPEDVFQYINGYGHEIGHLFTGSELVRKISFTGSTEVGKKLIQASANTVKHVSMELGGHAPLIVNADADLDFAVDQTLAAKFRNAGQTCICPNRVIVHESIEAAFTEKLREKVAALKMGNGLEADTDIGPVINEEGYNKIYNQIREAESKGATVVCGNAFDTDPEKQTYFIEPTVLSNVSEDMLIMQEETFGPVIPITTFNSIDRAIEIANGTPYGLAAYFFTNDYRLGKYLHENLEFGVIGWNDGAPSAAHAPFGGMKESGLGREGGIEGIEGYLETKYISIGNHIQK from the coding sequence ATGGCAATGATGGAAGTTAGCAATCCCGCTACGGGAGAAGTGATTGAAGTACTGAAGACCGATTCGGAGAATGAAGTGCTGGAGAAGATCAGAAGGGGGCACGCTGCCCAATCCGACTGGAAGCGGCTGGACGCCCATGAGAAATCCCGGCTGTTGAAGGAATGGTCCCGGCTTGTTGAAGACAATAAGGAAGCGCTTGCCAATATAATCACCAGTGAAAGCGGAAAGCCGATCAGGGAATCAATAGGGGAAGTTGCCTATGCGAAGAGCTACATCGACTGGTATGCAGAAGAGGCGAAAAGGATCTACGGGAGAACCATCCCTGCCAATTCCGCGAACAAGGAGATCCTCATTGCCAAGCAGCCTGTAGGGCTGGCCATCGGCATCGCCCCGTGGAACTTTCCGGCAGCGATGATCACCCGTAAGGCGGCGCCGGCACTTGCTGCTGGCTGTACATTCATTGCCAAGCCGGCTGAAGAGACGCCGTTGACTACGGTGAAGCTGGTAGAACTGGCTCTTGAAGCGGGCATCCCGGAGGATGTATTCCAGTATATCAATGGATATGGGCATGAAATCGGCCATCTGTTCACCGGTAGTGAACTGGTGAGGAAGATCAGCTTTACCGGTTCCACTGAAGTGGGCAAGAAGCTCATACAGGCCAGTGCCAATACGGTGAAGCATGTATCCATGGAACTGGGTGGACATGCGCCCCTGATCGTCAACGCGGATGCCGACCTCGATTTTGCGGTCGATCAGACCCTCGCCGCCAAATTCAGGAATGCCGGGCAGACATGCATATGTCCAAACCGGGTCATTGTGCATGAAAGCATCGAAGCGGCCTTCACAGAGAAACTGAGGGAGAAGGTGGCGGCCCTGAAAATGGGCAATGGACTCGAGGCGGATACGGATATTGGTCCGGTAATCAACGAAGAAGGGTATAATAAAATTTATAACCAGATTCGTGAGGCGGAATCGAAGGGGGCAACTGTCGTCTGTGGCAATGCATTCGACACCGACCCGGAAAAACAGACATATTTCATTGAGCCGACAGTGCTGTCGAATGTCAGTGAGGATATGCTCATAATGCAGGAGGAGACGTTCGGTCCAGTGATTCCCATAACGACTTTCAACAGTATCGACAGGGCGATAGAGATAGCGAATGGGACGCCGTATGGTCTGGCTGCATACTTCTTTACGAATGACTACCGGCTGGGCAAGTACCTTCATGAAAACCTTGAATTTGGGGTGATCGGCTGGAATGATGGCGCACCTTCGGCGGCACATGCACCATTTGGCGGCATGAAGGAAAGCGGTCTCGGCCGGGAAGGCGGCATCGAAGGGATTGAAGGATACCTCGAGACGAAATATATATCCATCGGGAACCATATCCAGAAATAA